The following are encoded together in the Chaetodon auriga isolate fChaAug3 chromosome 6, fChaAug3.hap1, whole genome shotgun sequence genome:
- the LOC143322556 gene encoding uncharacterized protein LOC143322556, producing MSKVTPLRAFVKQRLTAAADEITEEFERTIAEYEEELCRQRKLLDAVFRPEVRLRREGVQQPVSQKEDPAEQQECLDSLKQEDPPELPLIKEEQEDLWTKQEGDQLGGLEEADTSKIILTVPVKSEEEVDEKPQSSQLHQ from the exons ATGTCTAAAGTCACACCGCTAAGAGCTTTTGTCAAGCAGCGACTAACTGCGGCTGCCGACGAGATAACTGAGGAGTTTGAACGAACGATAGCAGAGTACGAGGAGGAACTTTGTCGACAACGAAAACTACTGGACGCTGTGTTCAGGCCGGAAGTCCGATTACGCAGAGAAG GTGTCCAGCAGCCGGTGAGTCAAAAAGAGGATCCTGCTGAGCAACAGGAGTGCCTGGACAGTCTGAAGCAGGAGGACCCACCAGAGCTGCCACtcattaaagaggaacaggaggacCTGTGGACCAAACAGGAGGGAGACCAGCTTGGtgggctggaggaggctgatACCAGTAAGATCATACTCACTGTCCCTGtgaagagtgaggaagaggtTGATGAGaaacctcagtcctcacagcttcatcagtgA